The window CTTCTTCTCGGCCTTGGCGATGCCCTTCTCACGGAGCCAGTCGATCGCTTTCGTCATATCTCCATCGACGGCGGTGAGGGCCTTCTTGCAGTCCATCATCCCGGCGCCGGTCTTGT is drawn from Candidatus Izemoplasmatales bacterium and contains these coding sequences:
- the tsf gene encoding elongation factor Ts (EF-Ts; functions during elongation stage of protein translation; forms a dimer; associates with EF-Tu-GDP complex and promotes exchange of GDP to GTP resulting in regeneration of the active form of EF-Tu), translated to MDITANMVKELRDKTGAGMMDCKKALTAVDGDMTKAIDWLREKGIAKAEKK